Proteins encoded within one genomic window of Triticum aestivum cultivar Chinese Spring chromosome 2D, IWGSC CS RefSeq v2.1, whole genome shotgun sequence:
- the LOC123052591 gene encoding transmembrane E3 ubiquitin-protein ligase FLY1 has product MRRYAAVLRVAVVGLLVLGLALPPLAAALRPLRERVASAGAAASSGSWADEHAFYKRDDNDMSPYSWNITGTYKGSWSFAGATNGSSRFLEFMTSKGDSVLELLSTPTKISGVHYVQGTITFHDVIDKSHDRGAAQIRLEGVYIWPFRQLRMVANSGADGEPLQEEDYFLSNPYHLLRIFSSQVFQDSSEEKNRRKNSLTHDMEKHCNIEIAAKVVRVSTNQNEGEHEKYRLEGLMESPSVDDDGECFSSILLNSTSLNVEAYYNKAVNYTLMVTFISFLQVLLLIRQMEHSNTQSGAAKVSIIMIGQQAIMDAYLCLLHLTAGILVESLFNAFATAAFFKFVVFSIFEMRYLLAIWKASRPLNSGEGWEIMRRELSVLYSRFYGILLGGILLMYELHNFLRPLLFLMYSFWIPQIVTNVIRDTRKPLHPQYILGMTATRVAIPLYIFGCPSNFMRIEPDKKWCIAVTAFMGIQAAVLLLQHYLGSRCFIPRQILPEKYCYHRKVEDSTNQPIDCVICMTTIDLSQRTSEYMVAPCEHIFHSGCLQRWMDIKMECPTCRRSLPPA; this is encoded by the exons ATGAGGCGCTATGCCGCTGTGCTGAGGGTCGCTGTGGTGGGCCTGTTGGTGCTCGGCCTCGCCCTCCCTCCGCTGGCCGCGGCGCTGCGGCCTCTCAGGGAGCGCGTCGCGTCCGCCGGAGCCGCGGCCTCCTCCGGATCGTGGGCCGATGAG CATGCATTCTACAAGAGGGATGATAATGACATGAGCCCATATTCATGGAATATTACAGGAACATATAAAG GAAGTTGGAGCTTTGCTGGTGCTACAAATGGTTCTTCTAGGTTTCTTGAGTTCATGACATCTAAAGGCGACTCGGTTTTGGAATTACTGAGTACACCAACAAAGATAAGCGGGGTACACTATGTTCAG GGAACAATAACATTCCATGATGTTATTGACAAATCACATGATCGTGGGGCTGCTCAAATAAGGTTAGAAGGCGTGTATATATGGCCTTTTAGACAACTTCGTATGGTGGCAAACAG CGGTGCAGATGGTGAACCGCTTCAAGAAGAGGATTACTTCTTGTCAAATCCATACCATCTG CTGCGGATTTTCTCCTCTCAAGTTTTCCAAGATTCTTCTGAAGAGAAGAACCGAAGGAAGAACT CTCTCACACATGACATGGAGAAACACTGTAACATAGAAATAGCCGCTAAAGTGGTCCGGGTGTCAACTAACCAAAATG AAGGAGAGCATGAGAAGTACCGATTGGAGGGTTTGATGGAAAGTCCATCAGTGGATGATGATGGAGAATGCTTCTCATCTATCTTGCTAAATTCAACATCGCTGAATGTTGAAGCTTATTACAACAAAGCAGTTAACTATACACTGATGGTCACTTTT ATCTCTTTTCTCCAAGTTTTGCTGCTTATTAGACAAATGGAACACAGCAACACCCAGTCA GGAGCTGCTAAGGTGTCTATTATTATGATTGGGCAACAAGCTATCATGGATGCATATCTTTGTCTACTGCATCTGACTGCTGGAATATTGGTTG AGTCACTCTTTAATGCCTTTGCAACAGCTGCCTTCTTCAAATTCgttgttttttctatttttgagATGAGGTATCTTCTTGCTATATGGAAAGCAAGTAGGCCATTGAACAGTGGAGAAGGTTGGGAAATAATGAGGCGTGAACTTTCTGTTCTTTACAGCCGCTTTT ACGGCATTCTTTTGGGAGGAATCCTTCTCATGTATGAGTTGCACAATTTCTTGCGCCCGCTTCTTTTCCTGATGTACTCCTTTTGGATTCCTCAAATTGTCACGAATGTCATCCGGGATACAAGAAAACCGCTGCACCCTCAGTATATTTTAGGCATGACTGCTACCCGGGTCGCCATCCCGCTATATATATTTGGTTGTCCTAGCAACTTCATGCGCATTGAGCCCGACAAGAAATGGTGCATAGCTGTGACGGCATTCATGGGTATCCAAGCAGCTGTGCTGCTGCTCCAGCACTATCTTGGTTCTCGCTGCTTTATTCCCCGCCAG ATCCTCCCTGAGAAATACTGCTACCACAGGAAGGTAGAGGATAGCACAAATCAGCCCATTGATTGTGTAATCTGCATGACTACAATTGATCTCTCCCAAAGAACAAGTGAATACATG GTGGCACCGTGCGAGCATATATTCCACTCGGGCTGTTTACAACGTTGGATGGACATCAAGATGGAGTGCCCAACTTGCAGGCGCTCTCTACCACCAGCTTAG